From Cellulomonas dongxiuzhuiae, the proteins below share one genomic window:
- a CDS encoding ATP-binding cassette domain-containing protein — protein sequence MTLDVHVRVDRGAFRLDVALHVPAGGVLAVMGPNGSGKSTLLEAVAGLVPVTAGHVRLGDLVLADAATGRHLPPHERHLGVALQDGLLFGRLSARENVAFGPRAQGVRAPVARATADALLAEVGLATQARTRADRLSGGQAQRVAVARAVAALPSALLLDEPFGALDAATRAQVRDVVRRAVASGLPALVVTHDLRDALELADELLVLQDGREVQRGAPAHVAAAPATPYVEQVAAAAAWRDPEP from the coding sequence ATGACGCTCGACGTGCACGTCCGCGTGGACCGCGGAGCGTTCCGCCTCGACGTCGCCCTGCACGTGCCCGCCGGCGGCGTGCTCGCCGTCATGGGACCCAACGGCAGCGGCAAGTCCACGCTCCTCGAGGCGGTCGCGGGCCTGGTCCCGGTGACGGCCGGGCACGTCCGCCTGGGTGACCTCGTGCTCGCGGACGCCGCGACCGGACGGCACCTGCCCCCGCACGAGCGCCACCTGGGCGTCGCGCTGCAGGACGGTCTGCTGTTCGGCCGCCTCTCGGCGCGCGAGAACGTGGCGTTCGGCCCGCGCGCCCAGGGCGTGCGGGCGCCCGTCGCACGCGCGACCGCCGACGCGCTGCTCGCCGAGGTCGGGCTCGCGACGCAGGCGCGCACCCGCGCCGACCGGCTGTCGGGCGGGCAGGCCCAGCGCGTCGCGGTCGCACGCGCGGTCGCCGCGCTGCCGTCGGCGCTGCTGCTCGACGAGCCGTTCGGGGCGCTCGACGCCGCGACGCGCGCGCAGGTCCGCGACGTGGTGCGACGCGCCGTGGCGAGCGGCCTGCCCGCGCTCGTCGTCACGCACGACCTGCGGGACGCGCTCGAGCTCGCGGACGAGCTGCTCGTCCTGCAGGACGGCCGCGAGGTCCAGCGCGGCGCGCCCGCGCACGTGGCGGCGGCCCCCGCGACCCCCTACGTCGAGCAGGTGGCCGCGGCGGCGGCGTGGCGGGACCCCGAGCCGTGA
- the modB gene encoding molybdate ABC transporter permease subunit: MSAPRLARSPGGAVLVALAVVGTAVLVLPLVALLLATPWTALPTLVADAQVLQALRLSLLTAGCATLAALVLGVPLAWVLAHDDLRGAWLLRSLVTVPLVLPPVVGGVALLLLLGRRGLLGGTLDTWFGVTVPFTSVAVVLAQLFVSLPFLVLSVEGALRGADRRRALAAQTLGASPAYVLRRVTLPAVAPGVAAGAALCFTRALGEFGATVTFAGSFPGTTRTMPLAVYLAMDAAPEQAVAMSVLLLLLSVAVLLALRGRWLGGLPGAHAARSGRGPR; the protein is encoded by the coding sequence CCCCGGGCGGGGCCGTCCTCGTCGCGCTGGCGGTCGTCGGCACCGCCGTGCTCGTCCTCCCCCTCGTCGCGCTGCTGCTCGCCACGCCCTGGACCGCCCTGCCCACGCTCGTCGCGGACGCGCAGGTGCTGCAGGCACTGCGGCTCTCCCTGCTGACCGCGGGCTGCGCGACCCTCGCGGCGCTGGTGCTGGGCGTCCCGCTCGCGTGGGTCCTCGCGCACGACGACCTGCGCGGCGCCTGGCTGCTGCGGTCGCTCGTGACGGTTCCGCTCGTCCTGCCGCCCGTGGTGGGCGGCGTCGCGCTGCTGCTGCTGCTGGGCCGGCGCGGGCTCCTGGGTGGCACGCTGGACACGTGGTTCGGCGTCACGGTGCCGTTCACGTCGGTGGCCGTCGTGCTCGCCCAGCTCTTCGTGTCGCTGCCGTTCCTGGTGCTGTCCGTCGAGGGCGCGTTGCGCGGTGCGGACCGGCGCCGGGCGCTCGCCGCGCAGACCCTCGGCGCCTCGCCCGCGTACGTGCTGCGGCGTGTCACGCTGCCCGCGGTCGCGCCGGGGGTCGCCGCCGGGGCCGCCCTGTGCTTCACACGCGCGCTCGGCGAGTTCGGCGCGACGGTCACGTTCGCCGGCAGCTTCCCCGGCACCACGCGCACGATGCCGCTCGCGGTCTACCTGGCGATGGACGCCGCTCCCGAGCAGGCCGTGGCCATGTCGGTCCTGCTGCTCCTGCTGTCCGTCGCGGTCCTGCTCGCCCTGCGCGGCCGGTGGCTCGGTGGTCTGCCCGGGGCGCACGCGGCCCGGTCGGGACGGGGTCCGCGATGA